A region from the Alosa alosa isolate M-15738 ecotype Scorff River chromosome 7, AALO_Geno_1.1, whole genome shotgun sequence genome encodes:
- the pla2g6 gene encoding 85/88 kDa calcium-independent phospholipase A2 isoform X1, whose protein sequence is MNAFSGMQFLGRLLDTVSSVSNLFSNPYRVREVPLSDYSGGGRTRLKDDGKVVLYRNTQSWDCLLLCPETPATALRLFQVPSEEDAMNWYPQYALKLRPFYEMLPSLKPETIQPIVDCIRNHPDWSSAHIAVDTGLRDCLKHNYVLSQINARDGQGQTPLHLACERGDVACVSELLDECQARTDIKDKNGDTPMHCAAKQDTAAVIEVLCCRLCAGVNELNLAGETPLHVACRQGRTEAVKALLGGGAKCDVLGGHCYPIHAAMKYSQKGCAEAILTADPAQLQAEDHTYGGTPLHWAKTSEMTRMLLDRGCNVNYLSKTGESPLHILTKKDRFEAAMVLLTHGGDANIRGPDGNTALHLAMKLDHMDLIKALIVFGADVEIHNDLGETPGLIAARSSKGPNRKILLDMLCSVGAQRCHPPSSELLSPNRRVTSPGIGFEDLMHVSATISAMSGGRMEVDGIKPGSRKLDRLLCLDGGGIKGLVLIQLLIALEREAGRPIRELFDWVAGTSTGGILALAVIHGKSMPYLRCLYFRMKEQVFKGSRPYESAPLEDFLKKEFGENTKMTDVKHPRVMVTSVLADRHPGELHIFRNYDPPALQCDPPYASTATFKPLTIPEGWEDEDVLIVGYTVEPPRKRRKVTDEEQLVWRAARSSGAAPTYFRPMGRFLDGGLLANNPTLDAMTEIHHHNKALKAQGRDVEVRKLGVVLSLGTGKPPQVAVSSVDVFRPSNPLELAKSFVGAKELGKMLVDCCTDSDGCAVDRARSWCEMTDIIYHRLSPSAVPGGVAGRGERRGAGGHAVGDADVSVRAEGPDPHTRPAAAAGLNLPDHT, encoded by the exons ATGAATGCTTTTAGCGGTATGCAGTTCTTGGGGCGTCTCTTGGACACTGTGTCCTCTGTCTCCAACTTGTTCTCCAACCCATACCGTGTGAGGGAAGTTCCACTGTCTGACTACAGTGGAGGGGGGCGGACAAGGCTGAAGGACGATGGCAAGGTAGTTTTGTACAGAAATACACAGTCATGGGACTGCCTGCTGCTGTGTCCGGAGACACCTGCAACTGCACTCAG gttGTTCCAAGTCCCCTCTGAAGAGGATGCTATGAACTGGTACCCTCAATATGCCCTCAAACTCCGGCCCTTCTATGAGATGCTCCCGTCATTAAAACCTGAGACCATCCAGCCAATAGTGGACTGCATTCGCAACCATCCCGACTGGAGCTCCGCCCATATTGCTGTGGATACAGGATTAAGAGACTGCTTGAAACACAATTATGTTCTGAG TCAAATCAATGCTCGTGATGGCCAGGGTCAAACACCCCTACACCTGGCCTGTGAGCGAGGTGATGTTGCCTGTGTTAGTGAGCTTCTCGACGAGTGCCAGGCTCGCACCGACATCAAAGACAAAAATGGAGATACGCCCATGCACTGTGCTGCTAAGCAGGACACAGCAGCAGTCATAGAG GTGCTGTGCTGCCGTCTGTGTGCCGGGGTGAACGAACTCAACCTGGCAGGTGAGACACCCCTCCACGTGGCCTGCCGCCAGGGACGCACCGAGGCGGTCAAGGCTCTGCTGGGCGGCGGGGCCAAGTGCGACGTTCTTGGAGGCCACTGTTACCCCATTCACGCTGCTATGAAGTACAGCCAGAAAGG CTGTGCGGAGGCCATTTTGACAGCTGACCCTGCTCAGCTCCAGGCAGAGGACCACACGTATGGAGGCACTCCACTGCACTGGGCCAAGACTTCTGAG ATGACTCGGATGTTGCTGGATAGAGGCTGCAATGTGAACTACCTCAGCAAGACAGGGGAGAGCCCACTCCACATCCTGACCAAGAAGGATCGCTTTGAGGCAGCCATGGTCCTGCTTACGCATGGCGGTGACGCCAACATCCGTGGCCCAGACGGAAACACTGCCCTTCACCTGGCCATGAAG CTGGACCACATGGACCTGATAAAGGCTTTGATCGTGTTCGGAGCAGATGTGGAGATCCACAACGACCTGGGGGAGACGCCAGGCCTCATCGCTGCCCGCAGCAGCAAAG GCCCCAACAGAAAGATTCTGCTGGACATGCTATGTAGTGTAGGAGCCCAGCGCTGCCACCCCCCATCCTCAGAGCTGCTCTCCCCCAACAGGAGAGTGACCAGTCCTGGCATAG GGTTTGAGGACCTCATGCACGTGTCTGCTACCATCTCAGCCATGAGTGGGGGCAGGATGGAGGTGGATGGGATCAAACCAGGAAGCAGGAA gCTGGACAGGCTGCTGTGTCTGGACGGAGGCGGGATCAAGGGCCTGGTTCTGATCCAGTTGCTGATTGCTCTGGAACGAGAGGCTGGTCGGCCAATCAGAGAGCTCTTTGACTGGGTGGCGGGAACTAGCACTGGAGGCATACTTGCTCTGGCTGTtatacatg GTAAGTCCATGCCGTACCTGCGCTGTCTGTACTTTCGCATGAAGGAGCAGGTGTTCAAAGGCTCGCGGCCGTACGAGTCGGCCCCTCTGGAGGACTTTCTCAAGAAGGAGTTTGGAGAGAACACCAAAATGACCGATGTGAAACACCCCAG GGTGATGGTGACGAGTGTCCTTGCGGACAGACATCCCGGGGAGCTGCACATCTTTAGGAACTATGACCCCCCAGCCCTCCAGTGTGACCCACCGTATGCCTCCACTGCCACCTTTAAGCCTCTCACCATCCCAGAAG GatgggaggatgaggatgtgtTGATAGTTGGATACACTGTGGAACCCCCCAGAAAGCGTAGGAAGGTGACTGATGAAG aacaaTTGGTATGGCGTGCTGCCCGCTCCAGTGGTGCCGCCCCCACCTACTTTCGGCCAATGGGCCGCTTCCTGGACGGAGGGCTGCTGGCCAATAACCCCACTCTGGACGCCATGACAGAGATTCACCACCACAACAAGGCCCTGAAGGCCCAG gggagAGATGTGGAGGTGCGGAAGCTGGGTGTGGTGCTGTCTCTGGGCACTGGGAAACCCCCTCAGGTGGCGGTCAGCTCCGTGGACGTGTTCCGGCCCTCCAACCCCCTGGAGCTGGCCAAGTCCTTTGTTGGAGCCAAAGAACTGGGCAAGATGCTAGtggactgt TGCACGGACTCTGATGGCTGTGCCGTGGACCGGGCTCGTTCCTGGTGTGAGATGACGGACATAATCTACCACAG GCTGAGTCCCTCAGCTGTCCCTGGAGGTGTTGCTGGACGAGGTGAGCGACGCGGTGCTGGTGGACATGCTGTGGGAGACGCAGATGTATCTGTACGAGCAGAGGGCCCAGATCCACACACTCGCCCAGCAGCTGCTGCAGGCCTGAACCTACCTGACCACACCTGA
- the pla2g6 gene encoding 85/88 kDa calcium-independent phospholipase A2 isoform X4, whose protein sequence is MNAFSGMQFLGRLLDTVSSVSNLFSNPYRVREVPLSDYSGGGRTRLKDDGKVVLYRNTQSWDCLLLCPETPATALRLFQVPSEEDAMNWYPQYALKLRPFYEMLPSLKPETIQPIVDCIRNHPDWSSAHIAVDTGLRDCLKHNYVLSQINARDGQGQTPLHLACERGDVACVSELLDECQARTDIKDKNGDTPMHCAAKQDTAAVIEVLCCRLCAGVNELNLAGETPLHVACRQGRTEAVKALLGGGAKCDVLGGHCYPIHAAMKYSQKGCAEAILTADPAQLQAEDHTYGGTPLHWAKTSEMTRMLLDRGCNVNYLSKTGESPLHILTKKDRFEAAMVLLTHGGDANIRGPDGNTALHLAMKLDHMDLIKALIVFGADVEIHNDLGETPGLIAARSSKGFEDLMHVSATISAMSGGRMEVDGIKPGSRKLDRLLCLDGGGIKGLVLIQLLIALEREAGRPIRELFDWVAGTSTGGILALAVIHGKSMPYLRCLYFRMKEQVFKGSRPYESAPLEDFLKKEFGENTKMTDVKHPRVMVTSVLADRHPGELHIFRNYDPPALQCDPPYASTATFKPLTIPEGWEDEDVLIVGYTVEPPRKRRKVTDEEQLVWRAARSSGAAPTYFRPMGRFLDGGLLANNPTLDAMTEIHHHNKALKAQGRDVEVRKLGVVLSLGTGKPPQVAVSSVDVFRPSNPLELAKSFVGAKELGKMLVDCCTDSDGCAVDRARSWCEMTDIIYHRLSPSAVPGGVAGRGERRGAGGHAVGDADVSVRAEGPDPHTRPAAAAGLNLPDHT, encoded by the exons ATGAATGCTTTTAGCGGTATGCAGTTCTTGGGGCGTCTCTTGGACACTGTGTCCTCTGTCTCCAACTTGTTCTCCAACCCATACCGTGTGAGGGAAGTTCCACTGTCTGACTACAGTGGAGGGGGGCGGACAAGGCTGAAGGACGATGGCAAGGTAGTTTTGTACAGAAATACACAGTCATGGGACTGCCTGCTGCTGTGTCCGGAGACACCTGCAACTGCACTCAG gttGTTCCAAGTCCCCTCTGAAGAGGATGCTATGAACTGGTACCCTCAATATGCCCTCAAACTCCGGCCCTTCTATGAGATGCTCCCGTCATTAAAACCTGAGACCATCCAGCCAATAGTGGACTGCATTCGCAACCATCCCGACTGGAGCTCCGCCCATATTGCTGTGGATACAGGATTAAGAGACTGCTTGAAACACAATTATGTTCTGAG TCAAATCAATGCTCGTGATGGCCAGGGTCAAACACCCCTACACCTGGCCTGTGAGCGAGGTGATGTTGCCTGTGTTAGTGAGCTTCTCGACGAGTGCCAGGCTCGCACCGACATCAAAGACAAAAATGGAGATACGCCCATGCACTGTGCTGCTAAGCAGGACACAGCAGCAGTCATAGAG GTGCTGTGCTGCCGTCTGTGTGCCGGGGTGAACGAACTCAACCTGGCAGGTGAGACACCCCTCCACGTGGCCTGCCGCCAGGGACGCACCGAGGCGGTCAAGGCTCTGCTGGGCGGCGGGGCCAAGTGCGACGTTCTTGGAGGCCACTGTTACCCCATTCACGCTGCTATGAAGTACAGCCAGAAAGG CTGTGCGGAGGCCATTTTGACAGCTGACCCTGCTCAGCTCCAGGCAGAGGACCACACGTATGGAGGCACTCCACTGCACTGGGCCAAGACTTCTGAG ATGACTCGGATGTTGCTGGATAGAGGCTGCAATGTGAACTACCTCAGCAAGACAGGGGAGAGCCCACTCCACATCCTGACCAAGAAGGATCGCTTTGAGGCAGCCATGGTCCTGCTTACGCATGGCGGTGACGCCAACATCCGTGGCCCAGACGGAAACACTGCCCTTCACCTGGCCATGAAG CTGGACCACATGGACCTGATAAAGGCTTTGATCGTGTTCGGAGCAGATGTGGAGATCCACAACGACCTGGGGGAGACGCCAGGCCTCATCGCTGCCCGCAGCAGCAAAG GGTTTGAGGACCTCATGCACGTGTCTGCTACCATCTCAGCCATGAGTGGGGGCAGGATGGAGGTGGATGGGATCAAACCAGGAAGCAGGAA gCTGGACAGGCTGCTGTGTCTGGACGGAGGCGGGATCAAGGGCCTGGTTCTGATCCAGTTGCTGATTGCTCTGGAACGAGAGGCTGGTCGGCCAATCAGAGAGCTCTTTGACTGGGTGGCGGGAACTAGCACTGGAGGCATACTTGCTCTGGCTGTtatacatg GTAAGTCCATGCCGTACCTGCGCTGTCTGTACTTTCGCATGAAGGAGCAGGTGTTCAAAGGCTCGCGGCCGTACGAGTCGGCCCCTCTGGAGGACTTTCTCAAGAAGGAGTTTGGAGAGAACACCAAAATGACCGATGTGAAACACCCCAG GGTGATGGTGACGAGTGTCCTTGCGGACAGACATCCCGGGGAGCTGCACATCTTTAGGAACTATGACCCCCCAGCCCTCCAGTGTGACCCACCGTATGCCTCCACTGCCACCTTTAAGCCTCTCACCATCCCAGAAG GatgggaggatgaggatgtgtTGATAGTTGGATACACTGTGGAACCCCCCAGAAAGCGTAGGAAGGTGACTGATGAAG aacaaTTGGTATGGCGTGCTGCCCGCTCCAGTGGTGCCGCCCCCACCTACTTTCGGCCAATGGGCCGCTTCCTGGACGGAGGGCTGCTGGCCAATAACCCCACTCTGGACGCCATGACAGAGATTCACCACCACAACAAGGCCCTGAAGGCCCAG gggagAGATGTGGAGGTGCGGAAGCTGGGTGTGGTGCTGTCTCTGGGCACTGGGAAACCCCCTCAGGTGGCGGTCAGCTCCGTGGACGTGTTCCGGCCCTCCAACCCCCTGGAGCTGGCCAAGTCCTTTGTTGGAGCCAAAGAACTGGGCAAGATGCTAGtggactgt TGCACGGACTCTGATGGCTGTGCCGTGGACCGGGCTCGTTCCTGGTGTGAGATGACGGACATAATCTACCACAG GCTGAGTCCCTCAGCTGTCCCTGGAGGTGTTGCTGGACGAGGTGAGCGACGCGGTGCTGGTGGACATGCTGTGGGAGACGCAGATGTATCTGTACGAGCAGAGGGCCCAGATCCACACACTCGCCCAGCAGCTGCTGCAGGCCTGAACCTACCTGACCACACCTGA
- the pla2g6 gene encoding 85/88 kDa calcium-independent phospholipase A2 isoform X3 — MNAFSGMQFLGRLLDTVSSVSNLFSNPYRVREVPLSDYSGGGRTRLKDDGKVVLYRNTQSWDCLLLCPETPATALRLFQVPSEEDAMNWYPQYALKLRPFYEMLPSLKPETIQPIVDCIRNHPDWSSAHIAVDTGLRDCLKHNYVLSQINARDGQGQTPLHLACERGDVACVSELLDECQARTDIKDKNGDTPMHCAAKQDTAAVIEVLCCRLCAGVNELNLAGETPLHVACRQGRTEAVKALLGGGAKCDVLGGHCYPIHAAMKYSQKGCAEAILTADPAQLQAEDHTYGGTPLHWAKTSEMTRMLLDRGCNVNYLSKTGESPLHILTKKDRFEAAMVLLTHGGDANIRGPDGNTALHLAMKLDHMDLIKALIVFGADVEIHNDLGETPGLIAARSSKGPNRKILLDMLCSVGAQRCHPPSSELLSPNRRVTSPGIGFEDLMHVSATISAMSGGRMEVDGIKPGSRKLDRLLCLDGGGIKGLVLIQLLIALEREAGRPIRELFDWVAGTSTGGILALAVIHGKSMPYLRCLYFRMKEQVFKGSRPYESAPLEDFLKKEFGENTKMTDVKHPRVMVTSVLADRHPGELHIFRNYDPPALQCDPPYASTATFKPLTIPEEQLVWRAARSSGAAPTYFRPMGRFLDGGLLANNPTLDAMTEIHHHNKALKAQGRDVEVRKLGVVLSLGTGKPPQVAVSSVDVFRPSNPLELAKSFVGAKELGKMLVDCCTDSDGCAVDRARSWCEMTDIIYHRLSPSAVPGGVAGRGERRGAGGHAVGDADVSVRAEGPDPHTRPAAAAGLNLPDHT; from the exons ATGAATGCTTTTAGCGGTATGCAGTTCTTGGGGCGTCTCTTGGACACTGTGTCCTCTGTCTCCAACTTGTTCTCCAACCCATACCGTGTGAGGGAAGTTCCACTGTCTGACTACAGTGGAGGGGGGCGGACAAGGCTGAAGGACGATGGCAAGGTAGTTTTGTACAGAAATACACAGTCATGGGACTGCCTGCTGCTGTGTCCGGAGACACCTGCAACTGCACTCAG gttGTTCCAAGTCCCCTCTGAAGAGGATGCTATGAACTGGTACCCTCAATATGCCCTCAAACTCCGGCCCTTCTATGAGATGCTCCCGTCATTAAAACCTGAGACCATCCAGCCAATAGTGGACTGCATTCGCAACCATCCCGACTGGAGCTCCGCCCATATTGCTGTGGATACAGGATTAAGAGACTGCTTGAAACACAATTATGTTCTGAG TCAAATCAATGCTCGTGATGGCCAGGGTCAAACACCCCTACACCTGGCCTGTGAGCGAGGTGATGTTGCCTGTGTTAGTGAGCTTCTCGACGAGTGCCAGGCTCGCACCGACATCAAAGACAAAAATGGAGATACGCCCATGCACTGTGCTGCTAAGCAGGACACAGCAGCAGTCATAGAG GTGCTGTGCTGCCGTCTGTGTGCCGGGGTGAACGAACTCAACCTGGCAGGTGAGACACCCCTCCACGTGGCCTGCCGCCAGGGACGCACCGAGGCGGTCAAGGCTCTGCTGGGCGGCGGGGCCAAGTGCGACGTTCTTGGAGGCCACTGTTACCCCATTCACGCTGCTATGAAGTACAGCCAGAAAGG CTGTGCGGAGGCCATTTTGACAGCTGACCCTGCTCAGCTCCAGGCAGAGGACCACACGTATGGAGGCACTCCACTGCACTGGGCCAAGACTTCTGAG ATGACTCGGATGTTGCTGGATAGAGGCTGCAATGTGAACTACCTCAGCAAGACAGGGGAGAGCCCACTCCACATCCTGACCAAGAAGGATCGCTTTGAGGCAGCCATGGTCCTGCTTACGCATGGCGGTGACGCCAACATCCGTGGCCCAGACGGAAACACTGCCCTTCACCTGGCCATGAAG CTGGACCACATGGACCTGATAAAGGCTTTGATCGTGTTCGGAGCAGATGTGGAGATCCACAACGACCTGGGGGAGACGCCAGGCCTCATCGCTGCCCGCAGCAGCAAAG GCCCCAACAGAAAGATTCTGCTGGACATGCTATGTAGTGTAGGAGCCCAGCGCTGCCACCCCCCATCCTCAGAGCTGCTCTCCCCCAACAGGAGAGTGACCAGTCCTGGCATAG GGTTTGAGGACCTCATGCACGTGTCTGCTACCATCTCAGCCATGAGTGGGGGCAGGATGGAGGTGGATGGGATCAAACCAGGAAGCAGGAA gCTGGACAGGCTGCTGTGTCTGGACGGAGGCGGGATCAAGGGCCTGGTTCTGATCCAGTTGCTGATTGCTCTGGAACGAGAGGCTGGTCGGCCAATCAGAGAGCTCTTTGACTGGGTGGCGGGAACTAGCACTGGAGGCATACTTGCTCTGGCTGTtatacatg GTAAGTCCATGCCGTACCTGCGCTGTCTGTACTTTCGCATGAAGGAGCAGGTGTTCAAAGGCTCGCGGCCGTACGAGTCGGCCCCTCTGGAGGACTTTCTCAAGAAGGAGTTTGGAGAGAACACCAAAATGACCGATGTGAAACACCCCAG GGTGATGGTGACGAGTGTCCTTGCGGACAGACATCCCGGGGAGCTGCACATCTTTAGGAACTATGACCCCCCAGCCCTCCAGTGTGACCCACCGTATGCCTCCACTGCCACCTTTAAGCCTCTCACCATCCCAGAAG aacaaTTGGTATGGCGTGCTGCCCGCTCCAGTGGTGCCGCCCCCACCTACTTTCGGCCAATGGGCCGCTTCCTGGACGGAGGGCTGCTGGCCAATAACCCCACTCTGGACGCCATGACAGAGATTCACCACCACAACAAGGCCCTGAAGGCCCAG gggagAGATGTGGAGGTGCGGAAGCTGGGTGTGGTGCTGTCTCTGGGCACTGGGAAACCCCCTCAGGTGGCGGTCAGCTCCGTGGACGTGTTCCGGCCCTCCAACCCCCTGGAGCTGGCCAAGTCCTTTGTTGGAGCCAAAGAACTGGGCAAGATGCTAGtggactgt TGCACGGACTCTGATGGCTGTGCCGTGGACCGGGCTCGTTCCTGGTGTGAGATGACGGACATAATCTACCACAG GCTGAGTCCCTCAGCTGTCCCTGGAGGTGTTGCTGGACGAGGTGAGCGACGCGGTGCTGGTGGACATGCTGTGGGAGACGCAGATGTATCTGTACGAGCAGAGGGCCCAGATCCACACACTCGCCCAGCAGCTGCTGCAGGCCTGAACCTACCTGACCACACCTGA
- the pla2g6 gene encoding 85/88 kDa calcium-independent phospholipase A2 isoform X2 produces the protein MQFLGRLLDTVSSVSNLFSNPYRVREVPLSDYSGGGRTRLKDDGKVVLYRNTQSWDCLLLCPETPATALRLFQVPSEEDAMNWYPQYALKLRPFYEMLPSLKPETIQPIVDCIRNHPDWSSAHIAVDTGLRDCLKHNYVLSQINARDGQGQTPLHLACERGDVACVSELLDECQARTDIKDKNGDTPMHCAAKQDTAAVIEVLCCRLCAGVNELNLAGETPLHVACRQGRTEAVKALLGGGAKCDVLGGHCYPIHAAMKYSQKGCAEAILTADPAQLQAEDHTYGGTPLHWAKTSEMTRMLLDRGCNVNYLSKTGESPLHILTKKDRFEAAMVLLTHGGDANIRGPDGNTALHLAMKLDHMDLIKALIVFGADVEIHNDLGETPGLIAARSSKGPNRKILLDMLCSVGAQRCHPPSSELLSPNRRVTSPGIGFEDLMHVSATISAMSGGRMEVDGIKPGSRKLDRLLCLDGGGIKGLVLIQLLIALEREAGRPIRELFDWVAGTSTGGILALAVIHGKSMPYLRCLYFRMKEQVFKGSRPYESAPLEDFLKKEFGENTKMTDVKHPRVMVTSVLADRHPGELHIFRNYDPPALQCDPPYASTATFKPLTIPEGWEDEDVLIVGYTVEPPRKRRKVTDEEQLVWRAARSSGAAPTYFRPMGRFLDGGLLANNPTLDAMTEIHHHNKALKAQGRDVEVRKLGVVLSLGTGKPPQVAVSSVDVFRPSNPLELAKSFVGAKELGKMLVDCCTDSDGCAVDRARSWCEMTDIIYHRLSPSAVPGGVAGRGERRGAGGHAVGDADVSVRAEGPDPHTRPAAAAGLNLPDHT, from the exons ATGCAGTTCTTGGGGCGTCTCTTGGACACTGTGTCCTCTGTCTCCAACTTGTTCTCCAACCCATACCGTGTGAGGGAAGTTCCACTGTCTGACTACAGTGGAGGGGGGCGGACAAGGCTGAAGGACGATGGCAAGGTAGTTTTGTACAGAAATACACAGTCATGGGACTGCCTGCTGCTGTGTCCGGAGACACCTGCAACTGCACTCAG gttGTTCCAAGTCCCCTCTGAAGAGGATGCTATGAACTGGTACCCTCAATATGCCCTCAAACTCCGGCCCTTCTATGAGATGCTCCCGTCATTAAAACCTGAGACCATCCAGCCAATAGTGGACTGCATTCGCAACCATCCCGACTGGAGCTCCGCCCATATTGCTGTGGATACAGGATTAAGAGACTGCTTGAAACACAATTATGTTCTGAG TCAAATCAATGCTCGTGATGGCCAGGGTCAAACACCCCTACACCTGGCCTGTGAGCGAGGTGATGTTGCCTGTGTTAGTGAGCTTCTCGACGAGTGCCAGGCTCGCACCGACATCAAAGACAAAAATGGAGATACGCCCATGCACTGTGCTGCTAAGCAGGACACAGCAGCAGTCATAGAG GTGCTGTGCTGCCGTCTGTGTGCCGGGGTGAACGAACTCAACCTGGCAGGTGAGACACCCCTCCACGTGGCCTGCCGCCAGGGACGCACCGAGGCGGTCAAGGCTCTGCTGGGCGGCGGGGCCAAGTGCGACGTTCTTGGAGGCCACTGTTACCCCATTCACGCTGCTATGAAGTACAGCCAGAAAGG CTGTGCGGAGGCCATTTTGACAGCTGACCCTGCTCAGCTCCAGGCAGAGGACCACACGTATGGAGGCACTCCACTGCACTGGGCCAAGACTTCTGAG ATGACTCGGATGTTGCTGGATAGAGGCTGCAATGTGAACTACCTCAGCAAGACAGGGGAGAGCCCACTCCACATCCTGACCAAGAAGGATCGCTTTGAGGCAGCCATGGTCCTGCTTACGCATGGCGGTGACGCCAACATCCGTGGCCCAGACGGAAACACTGCCCTTCACCTGGCCATGAAG CTGGACCACATGGACCTGATAAAGGCTTTGATCGTGTTCGGAGCAGATGTGGAGATCCACAACGACCTGGGGGAGACGCCAGGCCTCATCGCTGCCCGCAGCAGCAAAG GCCCCAACAGAAAGATTCTGCTGGACATGCTATGTAGTGTAGGAGCCCAGCGCTGCCACCCCCCATCCTCAGAGCTGCTCTCCCCCAACAGGAGAGTGACCAGTCCTGGCATAG GGTTTGAGGACCTCATGCACGTGTCTGCTACCATCTCAGCCATGAGTGGGGGCAGGATGGAGGTGGATGGGATCAAACCAGGAAGCAGGAA gCTGGACAGGCTGCTGTGTCTGGACGGAGGCGGGATCAAGGGCCTGGTTCTGATCCAGTTGCTGATTGCTCTGGAACGAGAGGCTGGTCGGCCAATCAGAGAGCTCTTTGACTGGGTGGCGGGAACTAGCACTGGAGGCATACTTGCTCTGGCTGTtatacatg GTAAGTCCATGCCGTACCTGCGCTGTCTGTACTTTCGCATGAAGGAGCAGGTGTTCAAAGGCTCGCGGCCGTACGAGTCGGCCCCTCTGGAGGACTTTCTCAAGAAGGAGTTTGGAGAGAACACCAAAATGACCGATGTGAAACACCCCAG GGTGATGGTGACGAGTGTCCTTGCGGACAGACATCCCGGGGAGCTGCACATCTTTAGGAACTATGACCCCCCAGCCCTCCAGTGTGACCCACCGTATGCCTCCACTGCCACCTTTAAGCCTCTCACCATCCCAGAAG GatgggaggatgaggatgtgtTGATAGTTGGATACACTGTGGAACCCCCCAGAAAGCGTAGGAAGGTGACTGATGAAG aacaaTTGGTATGGCGTGCTGCCCGCTCCAGTGGTGCCGCCCCCACCTACTTTCGGCCAATGGGCCGCTTCCTGGACGGAGGGCTGCTGGCCAATAACCCCACTCTGGACGCCATGACAGAGATTCACCACCACAACAAGGCCCTGAAGGCCCAG gggagAGATGTGGAGGTGCGGAAGCTGGGTGTGGTGCTGTCTCTGGGCACTGGGAAACCCCCTCAGGTGGCGGTCAGCTCCGTGGACGTGTTCCGGCCCTCCAACCCCCTGGAGCTGGCCAAGTCCTTTGTTGGAGCCAAAGAACTGGGCAAGATGCTAGtggactgt TGCACGGACTCTGATGGCTGTGCCGTGGACCGGGCTCGTTCCTGGTGTGAGATGACGGACATAATCTACCACAG GCTGAGTCCCTCAGCTGTCCCTGGAGGTGTTGCTGGACGAGGTGAGCGACGCGGTGCTGGTGGACATGCTGTGGGAGACGCAGATGTATCTGTACGAGCAGAGGGCCCAGATCCACACACTCGCCCAGCAGCTGCTGCAGGCCTGAACCTACCTGACCACACCTGA